Proteins encoded together in one Salvelinus fontinalis isolate EN_2023a chromosome 6, ASM2944872v1, whole genome shotgun sequence window:
- the LOC129857464 gene encoding neurexophilin-1-like, which yields MKSEGLPRGMKSTCWCAVLLSLISMVTSAHSSASGSSDVLKSESPKSRAKDLWTTDTSKDLSISRRLSQTFYDKNLSGLDLNYDKLEPYSKQELWDWLHNTSSLHDPRSRSKRRPIVKTGKFKKMFGWGDFHSNIKTVKFNLLITGKIVDHGNGTFSVYFRHNATGQGNVSVGLVPPTKAVEFQLQQSTVLEPKDTRLFNCRVEYEKVEKGTRKSLCSHDPSQSCPQEQTQSHVSWLCSKPFKVICIYISFYSTDYKLVQKVCPDYNYHSDTPYLPTG from the exons ATGAAAAGTGAAGGTCTACCAAGAGGAATGAAGTCCACATGTTGGTGCGCTGTTCTCCTGTCACTCATTTCTATG GTTACAAGCGCCCATTCATCTGCTTCTGGAAGTTCAGACGTTCTGAAGTCAGAGAGCCCAAAGTCAAGAGCTAAGGACCTCTGGACAACAGACACCAGCAAGGACTTATCCATCAGTCGCCGGCTCTCCCAGACCTTTTATGACAAGAACCTGTCTGGCCTGGATCTGAACTATGACAAGTTGGAACCGTACTCTAAACAGGAGCTCTGGGACTGGCTCCACAACACCTCTAGCCTTCATGACCCCCGCTCCCGATCCAAGAGGAGACCCATCGTCAAGACAGGAAAGTTCAAGAAGATGTTCGGCTGGGGCGACTTCCACTCCAACATCAAGACAGTGAAGTTCAACCTGCTGATCACCGGGAAGATCGTAGACCACGGCAATGGCACGTTCAGCGTCTACTTCCGCCACAACGCGACGGGCCAGGGCAACGTGTCGGTGGGTCTGGTGCCGCCCACAAAGGCCGTGGAGTTCCAGCTGCAGCAGTCGACGGTCCTCGAGCCCAAAGACACCAGGCTGTTCAACTGCAGGGTGGAGTACGAGAAGGTGGAGAAGGGCACCAGGAAGTCGCTGTGTTCCCACGACCCCTCGCAGAGCTGCCCTCAGGAGCAGACCCAGAGCCATGTGTCCTGGCTGTGCTCCAAGCCCTTCAAAGTCATCTGCATCTACATCTCCTTCTACAGCACCGATTACAAGCTGGTGCAGAAAGTGTGTCCGGATTACAACTACCACAGCGATACTCCCTACCTCCCCACCGGGTGA